TTTATATAGTATCTTTGTAGAGTAAACATAGAAATAGATATTGTTAATAATATCATTGATAGTGCTGATGCAAGACCTAATTGATAATTTCCTATACCCTCCTGAAAAATTTTAACTGCTATAGTAGTAAACTTACCACCTATAACAAATGGATTAGCGTAATCTGCTATAGATTGTATAAATACTAATAGAAAAGCGTTTGCAAGACCAGGCATCATTAAAGGTAAAGTTATAGTTGTAAATACTTTAAATCTATTTGCACCTAGAGATCTTGAAGCTTCTTCAACAGAAGGATCTATGTTATTTAACAATCCAACTAACATCATATATGCTATAGGAAAGAAACTTAATACTTGTACTAATACTAATCCATGGAATCCATAAATTTCATATTCAATTCCTAATAATCCTCTAGTAATCAAACCTGTTCTACCAAATAATAGTATAGTTGATAGAGCGACTATAAATGGTGGAGAGATTATTGGTAATAAAGCTATAAAATCAAATACAGCCTTACCTCTGATTTTAATATATACAGTTAAATATGCAAATATGAATCCAATAATTAATGATATAAATCCAGTAGTAAATCCTAATATCAAAGTGTTAAGTATAATTTGTAGATTACCTGAATTTTTAAATGAATCTATATAGTTTGTTATTGAAAAACTTTCATCTACTTTAATACTTTCTAAAAACACATTGTATAAAGGAACTAAAATAAAGAAAGCTACGACAACTATTGAAAATATTATAGTTACCATAAGTATAGGATCATTTAACATTTTCCTAAAATCTTTAAAGCCATCTTTTATTTTTAATTTTAAATCTGACATAAATAATCCTTTCAATAAAATACAAGGGTTTAATTCCCTTGTATTTCAATTTATCTATTTTTGAGGTATTGTTGAACTAGTTTCTTTAGTATATTTTTCAACTAAATTTTTTCTGTTTTTTCCAGCCCATTCAAAGTCATAATTTATTAATTTAGTATTTTTAATTGGTTCTGCTTCTTCAGGAGCTACAGCATTTTTGTTAGTTAAGAATTGGAATGAACCAACAGTTTTTCCTAATTCTTGAACTTCTTTAGTTAATACCCAATCAATAAATTTCTTAGCTGCTGTGCTATTAGGAGCATTTTTTAATAATGCTACTGCACCTATTTCATATCCTGTACCTTCATTTGGAGAAGATATTATAATATCTGAATAACCTTCTTTTTGGTATTTAATAGCATCATGTAGGAAAGTTATACCTAGAGCAACTTCTCCACTTCCAACCATTCTTCCAGGAGCAGTTCCAGATTTTGTATATTGTCTTATTTGTCCATCTAATTGTTTGAAATAAGACATAGCTTGTTCTTCTCCCATTAATTGAACTAAAGTTGCAAGCATAGTATAAGCAGTTCCAGATGAACCTGGGTGAGCTACTACGATTTCTCCTTTAAACTTTGGATCTAATAGATCTTGCCAAGATTTAGGCATTTCTAAACCTTTTTCTTTTAATATTTTTTTATTTCCAACAAATCCTAAATAACCAACATAAATTCCTGTCCATCTTCCATCACCAGATTTAAATTGATCTAAAATTTCTTCAGCTGTTGGTGAATTGTATGCTTCTACTAATCCTTCAGCATCTGCTGCAATAATTCCATCAACTGGACCTCCATACCAAACTGAAGCAACCATATTATTTTTTTCAGCTTTTAATCTAGCTAAAGTTTCACCACTACTCATTCTTACAAATTCAGTAGGTATACCAGTTTCAGCTGTAAATTTTTCAGCTATTAAAGCTGCATGATCTTCTTGTAATCCTGCATAGAAAACTAATTTTTCTTCAGATTTAGAAGTATTTTCTGAATTACTACCGCAAGAAAATAGAAAAGCACCTAAAAGTATGCTTATTAATAATTTTTTCATTTTTCCTCCATAAATATTTTTCATTAATATTTTGATGCACCTATATTATACTATATTATTTTATAAATATCTAGTTATTAATACTTTATTTAAAGGATTAACTTTAAGTTTGACTTTTTTTATTATAAAAATATATTATTCACAAAGTCAGATTTAATAATGTATAAATAGTGTTCTATTTTTCACAGCATTTCATATTGTGGAATTAAAATAGTTAAAAATTAAATAAATATATATTTTTTGATAGTTTTTTGATGTAATTTTAAAAAAATTTAGACATTAATAAAAAATGTGTGTTAAAATTACTTAGGTGGTAGAATGAATTTGAAAAATATTAACAAGAAATTTGGAAATTTTACACTAAATGTAGATTTAGAACTAGAAAAAGGTGAAATTTTTGGACTTATAGGAAAATCTGGAAGTGGAAAATCTACTATTTTAAAGATTATCCAAGGTTTAATTAAACCTGATAGTGGTAAAGTAAATATAGATGATGATATTGAAATGTCATCGATATTTCAAGGACTTAACCTTTTAAATAATAAGGATGTGTATTCAAATGTATCCTTACCTTTAATATTAAAGAAACGAAAAGATAGTGAAAAAGTTTATGAAGTATTAAAGTATGTAGGATTACTTGAAAAGAAAAATGAATATATTTCATCTTTAAGTGGAGGTCAAAAACAAAGAGTTGCTATTGCAAGAGCCTTAGTTTCAAACCCTAGTTTATTACTTTGTGATGAGGTAACAACCTCTCTTGATAGAATTACTAAAAATGAAGTAATATCTTTATTTAAGAAAATAAATACTGATTATGGCACAACCATATTATTTGTTACACATGAATTAGAAGTTGCAAAAAAAATATGTGATAGAGTAGCCGTGATAGAAAATGGAGAAATCTTAGAAATATTTAAAGTAAATAAAGATATTAATGATGAAAAAGAATTTAGTTATTTAGAATATGCAAAAGAGGTGTTGAAATAATGGATTATTTTACTTTAGAATTACTTTTATCCATAAAGGATACATTTATTATGGTATTAATTCCAACAATCTGTGCAATATTATTTGGAATACCTTTAGGAGCATTATTATACATCACTAAAAAAGGAGGATTAAAAGAGAATATATACATATATCTACCTATTAATATATATATTAATGTGGTAAGAAGTTTTCCCTTTTTAATCTTTGTTATTGTTTTAATACCACTTACAAGATTAGTTTTTGGAACAGCTTTTGGATTATTACCTGCAAGCTTTCCTATATGTTTTGTGGCAGTGGCACTTTATGCAAGATTTGTTGAACAATCATTTCATGATGTTGATTTAGGTATAATAGATGCAGCGTTATCAATGAAGGCAACAAGCTTTCAAATAGTTTGGCATTTTCTTTTAGTAGAATCAAGAAGTTCTTTAGTTTTAGGATTAACTTCTAGTATAATTAGCTTCATATCTTACTCTACTGTTATGGGTATAGTAGGTGGTGGAGGAATAGGAGATTTTGCCATTAGATATGGTTATCAAGAATACAATTATCCCTTAGTTTATAAGGTGGTATCTATAATGATAATTATAGTATTTTTCATACAAATTTTAGGTAATAAGATTTCAAAAAAATTAGATAAAAGAAGGAGAGATTTTTAATGTTAAAAAAATTATTACTATTTTTCACTATCATATTTTCTAGCTTAACTTTTTCAAATGATAAAGTTATTAAAATTGCAGCAGCAGGATATCCAATGAATGAAATAGTTAAAATTGCAGCAGAAGATTTAGAAAAAGAAGGGTATGAAGTAGAAATTTCATTATTAACTGATTATGTAACAGCAAATGTAGGTTTAAATGCAAAAGAATTTGATGCTAATTTCCATCAACATGAACCATTTATGAACATTTTCAATGAAAGAAATAATGGGACATTAATTAAAGTTAAACCTATATATGATGTACATATTGGATTTTATTCAAAAAAATTCAAGAATAAATCTAAAATATCAAATGGTGCAAGAGTAGCCGTGCCAAGTGATCCAACTAACCAAGATAGAGCTTTAAGAATACTTGAAAAAGAAGGGTTTATAACTCTTGCTAAAAAAACAGGATTAAATAGTTTAGCAGATATTAGAACAAATAGAAAAAGATTAAAAATTACACCTATTGCAATACCTGCTTTAGTACAAGCTTATCAAGAATTTGATTTAGCATTTAACTGGCCATCACATATGTTAAAAATTGGAGTAAAAGTTAAAGATGCAGTTTTAATAGAAAAAGCATCTCAAGCTAGATTTGCAATAATACTTGCTGCAAGAGAGGATAATAAGGATAGTCAAAAAATTAAAGATTTAACAAAGGCTATGACTTCAGAAAAAGTAAGAAAATTCTTACTTGAAAATTATAAAGAAGAAGGTTATCCAGTATTTTAAATTATAGCTAAAGATTCCTAATAATAAATAAATTTATTCACAAGCCCGAATTTTCGGGCTTTTAATATTTCTAAAATATTTTTGACAAAAAATTCACTTAATATATCGACTACAACATTGTATATATGATAATATTGGTTAATAAAATAAAGAAAAGGATGATAATTATGAAGAAAATGCTTGGTATATTACTGATACAATTTTTTTCATTTGCAAGTATTAAAGTAGATGGTAAAAGTAATGTATATGTAGAAAAGAGTAATAATGGAATAGATGTAATAAATATATCGACACCATCATCTAAAGGAATATCTCATTCTACTTTTACTGACTTTAATATAGGAGAAAAAGGGGCTGTAATAAATAATTCAAAGAATATAGCAAGAAGTAGAATAGCAGGATTAATAAATGGTAATAAGAATATAAAAGAAAAGAGAGCAAAACTTGCACTGTTAGATGTAACAGGGGTAAAAGAAAGTAGATTAAGTGGAATACTTGAGGCATTAAGTAAAGATAGATTAGATGTTATACTTTCAAATCCCAATGGAATTACATTAGACGGTGCAAATTTTTTAAATTGTTATAAAATTAAGATATAAAAAGAAAGGAAATTTTAACTATAAAGTTAAGTACGATAAATGATGAGAACGAAAATAGAAGATTTTTTAAAAAGTAAAGAAAAATATAAAGTATATAAAGATTTTTCAGAAATACCTGAATATATAAAAGAAATGATTTATGATGATAATATGGATATAGGATTTTCAAGAGATTTAATAACGCCACTATCTGAAAATTATGGATTAGAAAGATTATTTAAATATATTAAAGAATACCAACCGAGAACATACGAAGTTCTAAAAGATGCAAAAAACTTAATGTATATAGTTTTTGAAGAGCATTTTTTGAAATATGGGTATCCAATAAGTAGAGATTGTTTGGCTTTTGAATTAAATGGGACAGCATTAATTTTAGATAGAAAATATTATGGTGATAATCCTGACCAGCCTTCTTTTAAAAAAGATACATATAAAACTCTTGTGGCTTTACCTAAAGAATTATACTATTCATATTATTATGAATTTATGGGATTAGGATTTCCAGTTTTAAACAAAAATTGGAGTTTCAGAAACTTACCACAATCTATATATGAATGGAATAATTTAGATGGATATTTAGAAGAGATAGGACTTAAGAAAAAGAGAAGAATAGAAGTAATTAAATCATATACTAAATATTTTTCAAAACTTTTAAATAATAAAAAGGCAAATGCAGAAGACATGTATACTTTTATGGATACAAATATATATGGAGAAGTAAGAAATGATAATGATTATGCATTCTTTGTATTTGCATATATAGAAAATGGAGATATATATGTAATAAGAAACGGAGATTATGAAAGACCTAAAAAGTTAATTAATCCAGTAGAAGCAATAGATAAATATGTAGCTCATGTATTAAGTGGAAAAGATAACTTTAACTTTGATGAATATTTAGAAGAAATGAAAGTGGATATAGAAGAAACAAAAGTATATGAAGTAGTAGAACTTAAAACTAAAGGAATTATTAAAGATAGAGAAAAAGTTGTAAATGAGGTAATGTCTTTAATGAATTGTATAGAAATATCAGATGAGATTTATTACAAAACAGAATCTGGAGAATATGAAGATGTATCACATTTCAACTTTGAAGAGGAAGAAATAGAAATCATGGGATTTATGAAAGATGAAGATGATAATATAGATTTCAAGATATATTATTCATATAAAAAGGGAAAACATCTTTTAGCATATTCAAAACTATATGAAACTAGCATGGAAAAAGGAATGATAGTAGATTTTCTAAAGGTTGTATCAAATAATAATGAAATAAAAGAAAAAGTTATTAATAAGGATAGTACAAAATTTTACATTGACTTATGGGATATATTTTCTTGATTGACTGTTATAAATTTATTTATTGTGATATTATTAAATAATACAATATTTTTGGAAAGAGATTTATTTTAGTATGCAGTTAACAAGTAGAAGATATATAGGAAGTAAGAAAAAATTACTAAATTGGATTTTTTCAGAAATAGAGAATAATGTCAAAGGTGAATCTTTTCTTGATATTTTTGCTTGGACTGGAAGTGTTGCTGAAAGAGCATTGAGAAAGTATGATAAAATAATAGTAAATGATATTTTAAGCTCTAATAAGGTTATTTATGAAGCTTTTTGGGGTAAAGAAAAAATTGATATGGATATATTAAATTCATATAAATATAGATTTAATAACTTTAAAAATATTAATGCTCAAAATTATTTTTCTATAAATTATGGAAATAAATATTTTGGAATGAATGATTCTAAAAAAATAGGGTATATTAGAGAATTGATTGATGAAGATTATAAAAAAGGGATTATTAAAAAAAGAGAATTTAATATACTTTTATCTTCTCTTATTTATTCTATGGATAAAATTGCAAATACAGTAGGTCATTATGAGGCTTATAGAAAAGTTGATATAATAGATGATAGGTTTAAATTTGAATTAATAGATCTATGTGATTATGGAGATAAAGAAATTGAAATTTTTCAAAAAGATGCAAATGAACTATCAAAAGAGATATATAGTGATATAGTCTTTTTAGATCCTCAATATAATTCAAGACAATATTCAAGATTTTATCATGTTATTGAAAATCTTGTTGAATGGGAAAAACCCAAGCTTTATGGTAAATCTTTAAAGCCTAAACCTAAAAATATGAGTGAATATTGTAAAAGTTCTGCACCAAAGATATTTGATGATTTAATTAGTAATTTAAATTGTAAATATATAGTTGTAACATATAATAATACATATAATTCTAAAAGTTCATCATCAAAAAATAAGATTAAGTTAGAGGAGATATTACAATCTTTAAATAAAAGAGGTAAAACTAAAATTTTTGAATCAAATCATCAGTTTTTTAATGCTGGTAAGACTGATTTTAATAATCACAAAGAATATCTTTTTATAACGGAGGTAGATTGTGAAAACTAAAAATAGTGAGTATAATAAAAAATGAAATATGAGCTTTAGTCAATTTTTTTATATAAAATTTGCAATTTATCTCATTTTATTGTATAATAGTTTGTAAATTGTAAAATACTTGAGATTATTTCTTGAATAATCTTATTATTTATGTTATAATTAAAATCTAGTAAAAAGCAATTAGGAGGTGTAGATATGCAAATTTGTGAAGTATTTGGGAAAAAGGTAGGTCATGGTAACTTAGTAAGCCACTCAAATAGAGCAACTAAAAGAATCTGGAGACCTAATCT
The genomic region above belongs to Streptobacillus moniliformis DSM 12112 and contains:
- a CDS encoding methionine ABC transporter permease codes for the protein MDYFTLELLLSIKDTFIMVLIPTICAILFGIPLGALLYITKKGGLKENIYIYLPINIYINVVRSFPFLIFVIVLIPLTRLVFGTAFGLLPASFPICFVAVALYARFVEQSFHDVDLGIIDAALSMKATSFQIVWHFLLVESRSSLVLGLTSSIISFISYSTVMGIVGGGGIGDFAIRYGYQEYNYPLVYKVVSIMIIIVFFIQILGNKISKKLDKRRRDF
- a CDS encoding ABC transporter substrate-binding protein is translated as MKKLLISILLGAFLFSCGSNSENTSKSEEKLVFYAGLQEDHAALIAEKFTAETGIPTEFVRMSSGETLARLKAEKNNMVASVWYGGPVDGIIAADAEGLVEAYNSPTAEEILDQFKSGDGRWTGIYVGYLGFVGNKKILKEKGLEMPKSWQDLLDPKFKGEIVVAHPGSSGTAYTMLATLVQLMGEEQAMSYFKQLDGQIRQYTKSGTAPGRMVGSGEVALGITFLHDAIKYQKEGYSDIIISSPNEGTGYEIGAVALLKNAPNSTAAKKFIDWVLTKEVQELGKTVGSFQFLTNKNAVAPEEAEPIKNTKLINYDFEWAGKNRKNLVEKYTKETSSTIPQK
- a CDS encoding ATP-binding cassette domain-containing protein codes for the protein MNLKNINKKFGNFTLNVDLELEKGEIFGLIGKSGSGKSTILKIIQGLIKPDSGKVNIDDDIEMSSIFQGLNLLNNKDVYSNVSLPLILKKRKDSEKVYEVLKYVGLLEKKNEYISSLSGGQKQRVAIARALVSNPSLLLCDEVTTSLDRITKNEVISLFKKINTDYGTTILFVTHELEVAKKICDRVAVIENGEILEIFKVNKDINDEKEFSYLEYAKEVLK
- a CDS encoding DNA adenine methylase; translation: MQLTSRRYIGSKKKLLNWIFSEIENNVKGESFLDIFAWTGSVAERALRKYDKIIVNDILSSNKVIYEAFWGKEKIDMDILNSYKYRFNNFKNINAQNYFSINYGNKYFGMNDSKKIGYIRELIDEDYKKGIIKKREFNILLSSLIYSMDKIANTVGHYEAYRKVDIIDDRFKFELIDLCDYGDKEIEIFQKDANELSKEIYSDIVFLDPQYNSRQYSRFYHVIENLVEWEKPKLYGKSLKPKPKNMSEYCKSSAPKIFDDLISNLNCKYIVVTYNNTYNSKSSSSKNKIKLEEILQSLNKRGKTKIFESNHQFFNAGKTDFNNHKEYLFITEVDCEN
- a CDS encoding two-partner secretion domain-containing protein, which produces MKKMLGILLIQFFSFASIKVDGKSNVYVEKSNNGIDVINISTPSSKGISHSTFTDFNIGEKGAVINNSKNIARSRIAGLINGNKNIKEKRAKLALLDVTGVKESRLSGILEALSKDRLDVILSNPNGITLDGANFLNCYKIKI
- a CDS encoding MetQ/NlpA family ABC transporter substrate-binding protein, with product MLKKLLLFFTIIFSSLTFSNDKVIKIAAAGYPMNEIVKIAAEDLEKEGYEVEISLLTDYVTANVGLNAKEFDANFHQHEPFMNIFNERNNGTLIKVKPIYDVHIGFYSKKFKNKSKISNGARVAVPSDPTNQDRALRILEKEGFITLAKKTGLNSLADIRTNRKRLKITPIAIPALVQAYQEFDLAFNWPSHMLKIGVKVKDAVLIEKASQARFAIILAAREDNKDSQKIKDLTKAMTSEKVRKFLLENYKEEGYPVF